The following proteins are encoded in a genomic region of Alistipes shahii WAL 8301:
- the rpsG gene encoding 30S ribosomal protein S7, whose product MRKAKPKKRILLPDPKFGDVAVTRFVNNLMLDGKKSIAYTIFYDSLEIVGKKMKDADKSPLEVWKQALENITPQVEVKSKRIGGATFQVPMEVRPERKISISMKNLVLYSRKRAGKTMADKLSAEILDAYNQQGAAFKRKEEMHRMAEANKAFAHFRF is encoded by the coding sequence ATGAGAAAAGCTAAGCCAAAAAAGCGAATTCTACTTCCGGATCCGAAGTTCGGAGACGTGGCTGTGACCCGTTTCGTGAACAACCTTATGCTGGATGGTAAGAAGAGTATTGCCTACACGATTTTCTACGACTCGCTCGAAATCGTCGGCAAGAAGATGAAGGATGCTGATAAATCTCCGCTGGAAGTCTGGAAACAGGCTCTGGAGAACATCACACCCCAAGTCGAAGTGAAATCGAAGCGTATCGGAGGTGCGACGTTCCAGGTTCCTATGGAGGTTCGTCCGGAGCGCAAGATTTCTATTTCCATGAAAAACCTTGTCCTCTATTCCCGCAAGCGCGCCGGCAAGACGATGGCAGACAAGCTTTCAGCAGAGATACTGGATGCCTACAACCAGCAGGGCGCAGCCTTCAAGCGTAAGGAGGAGATGCACCGCATGGCCGAGGCCAACAAGGCATTCGCACACTTTAGATTCTAA
- the rpsL gene encoding 30S ribosomal protein S12, with protein MPTIQQLVRNGRVKMEDKSKSPALAACPQRRGVCTRVYTTTPKKPNSAMRKVARVRLTNGKEVNAYIPGEGHNLQEHSIVLVRGGRVKDLPGVRYHLVRGALDSAGVDGRRQRRSKYGAKRPKAGK; from the coding sequence ATGCCAACTATTCAACAGTTAGTGAGAAACGGCCGTGTGAAGATGGAGGACAAGTCGAAGTCTCCCGCACTGGCTGCGTGTCCCCAGCGCCGAGGCGTATGTACGCGTGTGTACACGACGACCCCGAAGAAGCCGAACTCGGCAATGCGTAAGGTAGCGCGTGTAAGATTGACCAACGGCAAGGAGGTCAACGCCTACATCCCCGGAGAAGGCCACAACTTGCAGGAGCACTCCATCGTGCTCGTCCGCGGCGGTCGTGTGAAGGACCTCCCCGGTGTACGTTATCACCTGGTGCGCGGTGCGCTCGACTCGGCAGGCGTGGACGGACGTCGTCAGCGTCGTTCGAAGTACGGAGCCAAACGTCCCAAGGCAGGCAAGTAG
- the leuS gene encoding leucine--tRNA ligase — protein sequence MEYNFKEIEAKWQSRWRADKTYKVETDPSRPKFYVLDMFPYPSGAGLHVGHPLGYIASDIYSRYKRLKGFNVLHPMGYDAFGLPAEQYAIQTGQHPAVTTEQNIARYREQLDKIGFSFDWDREVRTCDPGYYKWTQWAFLEMFSHWYDRSKQQARPVAELTAAFETSGTEGLDAACTTEMHFTAAEWNAKSEREKEQILQNYRLAFRADTQVNWCPKLGTVLANDEVHDGLSVRGGYPVEQKRMKQWLLRVTAYAQRMLDGLDKLEWSDSLKEIQRNWIGRSEGAQVFFDIENSDRKLEIFTTRPDTIFGVTFMVIAPEHEWVGELTTPENKAAVEEYIRQTKKRSERDRIADTKRVSGVATGSYAINPFTNKAIPIYISDYVLSGYGTGAIMAVPAHDSRDWAFARHFGLEIVPVVEGGDIEKESYDAKTGKVINSDFLNGMDVKEAIQVMFAEVEKRGLGKKLVNYRLRDAIFSRQRYWGEPFPIYYKNDTAYPLAEDKLPLELPPIENFGPTAEGEPPLARVKGWATPEGCPYELSTMPGFAGSSAYYLRYMDPHNDKALVGKEADEYWRNVDLYVGGIEHATGHLMYSRFWNMFLYDLGCVCEEEPFRKLVNQGMIQGRSNFVYRIVGTNRFVSLGLKDQYETQALYVDVNIVRNDILDLDAFRAWMPEYKDAEFILEDGKYVCGWAIEKMSKSFYNVVNPDYIVDNYGADTLRMYEMFLGPLEQSKPWDTNGIDGVHKFLRRFWRLFFDRDGQLCVTDEKATEQELRTLHKTIKKVSEDIENFSFNTSVAAFMICLNELGECSKREVLEPLTVLLAPFAPHIAEELWAALGHTESVCTASYPVCDETHLLRNSFEYPVSVNGKLRFRKEYAASMTPAEIQADVVTAPEAQKWLEGKTPKKIIVVPGKIINIVI from the coding sequence ATGGAGTACAATTTCAAGGAGATCGAGGCCAAATGGCAAAGCCGCTGGAGGGCGGACAAAACCTACAAGGTGGAGACGGACCCCTCGCGGCCCAAATTCTACGTGCTGGACATGTTCCCCTACCCTTCGGGAGCGGGCCTGCACGTCGGCCATCCGCTGGGCTACATCGCCTCGGACATCTACTCGCGCTACAAGCGGCTCAAGGGATTCAACGTCCTCCACCCGATGGGTTACGACGCCTTCGGCCTTCCCGCCGAGCAGTATGCGATCCAGACGGGGCAGCATCCCGCCGTCACGACCGAGCAGAACATCGCCCGCTACCGCGAACAGCTGGACAAGATCGGATTCTCGTTCGACTGGGACCGCGAGGTGCGCACGTGCGACCCCGGATACTACAAGTGGACGCAGTGGGCGTTCCTCGAGATGTTCTCCCATTGGTACGACCGTTCGAAACAGCAGGCGCGCCCCGTCGCGGAACTGACCGCCGCCTTCGAAACGAGCGGCACCGAGGGGCTGGACGCCGCCTGCACGACCGAGATGCACTTCACGGCCGCCGAATGGAACGCCAAAAGCGAGCGGGAGAAGGAACAGATCCTTCAGAACTACCGCCTCGCCTTCCGCGCCGACACCCAGGTCAACTGGTGTCCGAAGCTGGGGACCGTGCTGGCCAACGACGAAGTGCACGACGGACTTTCGGTCCGCGGCGGCTATCCGGTCGAGCAGAAGCGCATGAAACAATGGCTTCTGCGCGTGACGGCCTACGCCCAGCGCATGCTCGACGGACTGGACAAACTCGAATGGAGCGACTCGCTGAAGGAGATCCAGCGCAACTGGATCGGCCGCTCGGAGGGCGCCCAGGTCTTCTTCGACATCGAGAACAGCGACCGGAAACTGGAGATCTTCACCACCCGTCCCGACACGATCTTCGGCGTGACGTTCATGGTCATCGCCCCCGAGCACGAGTGGGTCGGCGAACTGACGACGCCCGAGAACAAGGCCGCCGTCGAGGAGTACATCCGCCAGACCAAAAAGCGTTCGGAGCGCGACCGCATCGCCGACACGAAGCGCGTAAGCGGCGTTGCGACAGGCTCCTACGCCATCAACCCCTTCACGAACAAAGCCATTCCGATCTACATTTCCGACTACGTGCTCTCGGGCTACGGAACGGGCGCCATCATGGCCGTTCCGGCGCACGACTCGCGCGACTGGGCCTTCGCCCGCCACTTCGGACTGGAGATCGTCCCGGTGGTCGAGGGCGGCGACATCGAGAAAGAGTCGTACGACGCCAAAACGGGGAAAGTAATCAACTCGGATTTCCTCAACGGCATGGATGTAAAGGAGGCGATTCAGGTGATGTTCGCCGAAGTCGAGAAGCGCGGACTGGGCAAAAAGCTCGTCAACTACCGCCTGCGCGACGCCATTTTCTCGCGCCAGCGCTACTGGGGCGAGCCGTTCCCGATCTACTATAAGAACGACACGGCCTACCCGCTGGCGGAGGACAAACTGCCGCTGGAGCTGCCGCCCATCGAGAATTTCGGCCCCACGGCCGAGGGCGAACCGCCGCTGGCCCGCGTCAAGGGATGGGCGACGCCCGAGGGCTGCCCCTACGAACTGTCGACGATGCCCGGATTCGCCGGATCGTCGGCCTACTACCTCCGCTACATGGACCCGCACAACGACAAGGCGCTCGTCGGGAAAGAGGCGGACGAGTACTGGCGCAACGTCGACCTCTACGTGGGCGGCATCGAGCACGCCACGGGCCACCTGATGTACTCGCGCTTCTGGAACATGTTCCTCTACGACCTGGGCTGCGTCTGCGAGGAGGAGCCGTTCCGCAAACTCGTCAACCAGGGCATGATCCAGGGGCGCTCGAACTTCGTCTACCGCATCGTGGGAACCAACAGGTTCGTGTCGCTGGGCCTCAAGGACCAGTACGAGACGCAGGCGCTCTACGTCGACGTGAACATCGTCCGCAACGACATCCTCGACCTCGACGCCTTCCGCGCATGGATGCCCGAATACAAGGACGCCGAATTCATCCTCGAGGACGGCAAGTACGTCTGCGGCTGGGCCATCGAGAAAATGTCGAAGTCGTTCTACAACGTCGTGAACCCCGACTACATCGTCGACAACTACGGCGCCGACACGCTGCGCATGTACGAGATGTTCCTCGGACCGCTGGAGCAGTCGAAACCCTGGGACACGAACGGCATCGACGGCGTGCACAAATTCCTGCGCCGCTTCTGGCGCCTGTTCTTCGACCGCGACGGGCAGCTGTGCGTCACGGATGAAAAGGCGACCGAGCAGGAGCTGCGCACCCTCCACAAGACCATCAAGAAGGTCTCGGAGGACATCGAGAACTTCTCGTTCAACACCTCCGTGGCGGCCTTTATGATCTGCCTCAACGAGCTGGGCGAGTGTTCGAAGCGCGAAGTGCTCGAACCGCTGACCGTGCTGCTCGCCCCCTTCGCCCCGCACATCGCCGAGGAGCTGTGGGCCGCGCTCGGACACACCGAATCGGTCTGCACGGCCTCCTATCCGGTCTGCGACGAGACGCACCTCCTGCGGAACTCGTTCGAATACCCCGTGTCGGTCAACGGCAAGCTCCGCTTCCGGAAGGAGTATGCCGCTTCGATGACGCCCGCCGAGATTCAGGCCGACGTCGTCACGGCCCCCGAGGCGCAGAAATGGCTCGAAGGCAAAACCCCGAAAAAGATCATCGTCGTGCCGGGCAAGATCATAAACATCGTGATCTGA
- a CDS encoding alpha/beta hydrolase: MKRTLPLIATLLLMTATASAQDYGQTATLKIWDNTTAPHSNGITTPETEKEPNRVRNTSEATLYIFPADKAKATGQAVVICPGGGYGMLAMDHEGYEMAKWFAANGITGAVLKYRMPNHHPEVPLEDAVQALRIMAGLEAGATGYTADKVGIVGFSAGGHLAAMASTIGSFKPAFSVLFYPVITAVQGKRHQGSFINLLSEQRTPEQDAAYSLESRVTADTPPAILLLSDDDKTVPPVNSTLYYNALKAHGIEASMHIYPSGGHGWGIRDSFRYKAQWQDAVLDWLRRINE; encoded by the coding sequence ATGAAACGCACACTACCGCTTATCGCAACACTCCTGCTTATGACCGCAACAGCATCGGCACAGGATTACGGACAGACCGCGACCCTCAAAATCTGGGACAACACGACCGCGCCCCACAGCAACGGCATCACGACGCCGGAAACGGAAAAGGAACCCAACCGCGTACGGAACACCTCCGAAGCGACTCTCTACATCTTCCCGGCCGACAAGGCCAAGGCCACCGGCCAGGCCGTCGTCATCTGCCCGGGCGGCGGCTACGGCATGCTGGCCATGGACCACGAGGGCTACGAAATGGCGAAATGGTTCGCCGCCAACGGCATCACGGGTGCCGTGCTGAAATACCGGATGCCCAACCACCATCCCGAAGTGCCGCTGGAGGACGCCGTACAGGCCCTGCGCATCATGGCGGGACTCGAAGCGGGCGCCACGGGCTACACGGCGGACAAAGTGGGCATCGTAGGCTTCTCGGCCGGCGGACACCTCGCGGCGATGGCCTCGACGATCGGCAGTTTCAAACCGGCCTTCTCGGTCCTCTTCTACCCGGTCATCACGGCCGTGCAGGGCAAACGCCACCAGGGATCGTTCATCAACCTGCTGAGCGAGCAGCGCACCCCCGAGCAGGACGCAGCCTACTCGCTGGAGAGCCGCGTGACGGCCGACACCCCGCCCGCCATCCTGCTGCTCTCGGACGACGACAAGACCGTTCCGCCCGTCAACAGCACGCTCTACTACAACGCCCTGAAGGCGCACGGCATCGAAGCCTCGATGCACATTTACCCCTCGGGCGGCCACGGCTGGGGCATCCGCGACTCGTTCCGCTACAAGGCCCAGTGGCAGGACGCCGTGCTGGACTGGCTCCGCCGGATCAACGAATAA
- the prfA gene encoding peptide chain release factor 1, producing MADNTILNRLDGLKLKYEETGQKLTDPEVIADVKQFIQLTKEYKELEPIIETSERYRTAIANLAEAKDTLATDKDEEMREMAREMIAELEPQLAQMEEEIKLLLIPKDPQDSKNAIVEIRGGTGGDEAAIFAGDLLRMYTKYIESKGWRYEITSSSDGAAGGFKEVVLKVSGQNVYGTLKYESGVHRVQRVPQTETQGRVHTSAASVAVLPEAEEFDIEISMNDIRKDIFCASGPGGQSVNTTYSAIRLTHIPTGIVVQCQDQKSQLKNFDKAFEELRTRVFNLEYSKYLDEIASKRKTMVSTGDRSAKIRTYNYPQGRITDHRINYTIYNLAAFMDGDIQDCIDHLIVAENAERLKESEL from the coding sequence ATGGCAGACAACACCATCCTGAACCGCCTCGACGGTTTGAAACTCAAATACGAGGAGACGGGGCAGAAACTCACCGACCCCGAAGTGATCGCCGACGTCAAGCAGTTCATCCAACTGACCAAGGAATACAAGGAGCTGGAGCCGATCATCGAGACTTCGGAACGCTACCGCACGGCCATCGCCAACCTCGCCGAAGCCAAGGACACGCTGGCCACGGACAAGGACGAGGAGATGCGCGAAATGGCCCGCGAGATGATCGCCGAGCTGGAGCCGCAGCTCGCACAGATGGAGGAGGAGATCAAGCTGCTGCTGATCCCCAAGGACCCGCAGGACTCGAAAAACGCCATCGTGGAGATCCGCGGCGGAACGGGCGGCGACGAGGCGGCGATCTTCGCCGGCGACCTGCTGCGCATGTACACCAAATACATCGAGTCGAAAGGCTGGCGCTACGAAATCACCTCCTCGTCGGACGGCGCCGCAGGCGGTTTCAAGGAGGTGGTGCTGAAGGTATCGGGACAGAACGTCTACGGGACGCTCAAATACGAGTCGGGCGTGCACCGCGTGCAGCGCGTGCCCCAGACCGAGACGCAGGGCCGCGTGCACACCTCGGCCGCATCGGTGGCCGTGCTCCCCGAAGCCGAGGAGTTCGACATCGAAATCTCGATGAACGACATCCGCAAGGACATCTTCTGTGCGAGCGGTCCCGGCGGCCAGTCGGTCAACACGACCTATTCGGCCATCCGCCTGACGCACATCCCCACGGGCATCGTCGTGCAGTGCCAGGACCAGAAATCGCAGCTGAAAAACTTCGACAAGGCTTTCGAGGAGCTGCGCACGCGCGTCTTCAACCTCGAATACTCGAAATACCTCGACGAAATCGCCTCGAAGCGCAAAACGATGGTCTCGACGGGCGACCGTTCGGCCAAGATCCGCACCTACAACTACCCGCAGGGGCGCATCACCGACCACCGCATCAACTATACGATCTACAACCTCGCGGCCTTCATGGACGGCGACATCCAGGATTGCATCGACCACCTGATCGTGGCCGAGAACGCCGAGCGTCTGAAAGAGAGCGAACTTTAG
- a CDS encoding MGMT family protein, producing MKIPADFDAEIWSVVAEIPAGRVATYGQLARLIGMPGHARRAGRALAMAPEGLPCHRVVNSQGRTAPGWTGQRELLAAEGVRFRANGCVDLSASGWEEIG from the coding sequence ATGAAGATTCCCGCCGATTTCGACGCCGAGATCTGGAGCGTCGTCGCAGAGATTCCCGCAGGACGGGTCGCGACCTACGGGCAGCTGGCCCGGCTGATCGGCATGCCCGGCCATGCGCGCCGCGCGGGACGGGCGCTGGCGATGGCTCCGGAGGGTCTGCCCTGCCACCGGGTCGTCAACAGCCAGGGCCGGACAGCGCCCGGATGGACCGGACAGCGGGAGCTGCTCGCAGCCGAAGGCGTCCGTTTCCGGGCCAACGGCTGCGTGGACCTTTCGGCTTCGGGCTGGGAGGAGATCGGATAG
- a CDS encoding energy transducer TonB → MKRYALLLYILFLAAAVRAATPRPQPLYIVNGKETSEIRSIPPEDIENVEMLPADEETIARYGQRAAHGVMLITLRYDRPASFPADSAFGSYIARQVRWDESEPTARVVLRYKITPDGETVVQQELESTDNRLKRRVLKAVAEAPRWHPAQKNGAPVESEGVLSIQLPEGRRMPRQAELVIR, encoded by the coding sequence ATGAAAAGATACGCACTGCTTCTCTACATCCTGTTTCTCGCCGCAGCCGTCCGTGCCGCGACGCCCAGGCCGCAGCCCCTGTACATCGTCAACGGCAAGGAGACGTCCGAGATACGCTCGATTCCGCCCGAGGACATCGAGAACGTCGAGATGCTCCCCGCCGACGAGGAGACCATCGCCCGCTACGGCCAGCGGGCCGCACACGGTGTGATGCTCATTACGCTGCGCTACGACCGGCCGGCCTCCTTTCCCGCGGACTCCGCCTTCGGCAGCTACATCGCCCGGCAGGTGCGCTGGGACGAGAGCGAACCCACGGCGCGCGTGGTGCTGCGCTACAAGATCACGCCCGACGGCGAGACCGTCGTCCAGCAGGAGCTCGAATCGACCGACAACCGCCTCAAGCGGCGCGTGCTGAAAGCCGTGGCGGAAGCTCCGCGCTGGCATCCGGCGCAGAAGAACGGCGCGCCGGTCGAAAGCGAAGGCGTATTGAGCATCCAGCTTCCCGAGGGCCGGCGTATGCCGCGGCAGGCGGAGCTGGTCATCCGCTGA
- the menA gene encoding 1,4-dihydroxy-2-naphthoate octaprenyltransferase → MKTNSLSAWILAVRPYSLGNSVILVLIGSALAWTDRGFHWLPAVLCLAFALLMQCTANLVNDLWDFLKGADQPDRLGPDRAFAKGYITLGAMKAGIAGFTLAACAAGVALLVWALHAGALRYGGWELVAAGAACIVFAWFYTAGPYPLAYHGLGDAAVILFFGLVPVGFTYYIQTGAWTPEVLVAALACGLVIDTMLMINNFRDREEDARCNKRTIVVCLGAGVGRWGYLALGTAAVALCLTLLFAGRTWAALLPLPYLAAHISTWRKMVRIDHGDALNVCLGETARNILLFGALFTLGILLGR, encoded by the coding sequence GTGAAAACCAACTCCCTCTCCGCATGGATTCTGGCCGTCAGGCCGTACAGCCTCGGCAACTCCGTCATCCTCGTCCTGATCGGCTCCGCACTGGCCTGGACCGACCGCGGATTCCATTGGCTTCCGGCCGTGCTGTGCCTCGCATTCGCCCTGCTGATGCAGTGCACGGCCAACCTGGTGAACGATCTCTGGGACTTCCTGAAGGGGGCCGACCAGCCCGACCGGCTGGGTCCCGACCGCGCCTTCGCCAAAGGCTACATCACCCTCGGGGCCATGAAGGCGGGCATTGCGGGATTCACACTTGCGGCCTGCGCCGCGGGCGTCGCGCTGCTCGTCTGGGCGCTCCACGCCGGCGCGCTCCGCTACGGAGGCTGGGAACTCGTCGCCGCAGGCGCCGCCTGCATCGTCTTCGCCTGGTTCTACACCGCAGGCCCTTACCCGCTGGCCTACCACGGGCTGGGCGACGCCGCGGTCATCCTCTTTTTCGGACTGGTCCCCGTGGGATTCACCTATTACATCCAGACCGGCGCGTGGACCCCGGAGGTTCTCGTCGCCGCGCTGGCCTGCGGCCTCGTGATCGACACGATGCTGATGATCAACAACTTCCGCGACCGCGAGGAGGACGCCCGCTGCAACAAACGCACGATCGTCGTCTGCCTCGGCGCAGGCGTCGGCCGCTGGGGTTATCTCGCCCTGGGAACCGCGGCCGTCGCGCTGTGTCTCACGCTGCTCTTCGCAGGCCGCACGTGGGCCGCCCTGCTTCCCCTTCCCTACCTCGCCGCACATATCTCCACATGGCGCAAGATGGTGCGCATCGACCACGGCGACGCCCTGAACGTCTGTCTGGGTGAAACTGCCCGCAACATCCTGCTGTTCGGAGCCTTGTTCACCCTCGGAATTCTGCTGGGCCGATGA
- the xseA gene encoding exodeoxyribonuclease VII large subunit, with protein sequence MTESQHITLRELQRRVKSALEGQFALPLWVSAEISEIKVNYSGHCYLELVEKGGDNGVPTAQARAVVWRSNYPRIAGYFEAETGQRLAAGIKILAKALVTYHELYGFSLQITDIDPSYTLGDMERQRQQTIAQLQQEGVWDMNREAPMPAVVQRVAIVSSANAAGYQDFCKELARSAYRFELTLFDAFMQGEAAEESIIEALCNVAARPEKFDAVVLIRGGGSRSDLNCFNAYRLCTHVAQFPLPVVTGIGHDKDTSVADMVAHTALKTPTAVAGWLVERMAETDGWLDCAALQLNDMTKAAMHASEVRLERLSGEVRRLSGELLTRQTLRLEHFTGLLPDAARDFLARQGVRLGNAAELIAGRSPERILRLGFAVLRAGGRAVTSAGSVAEGEQVEIEVSDGKIDATVNSGKIWQKKK encoded by the coding sequence ATGACTGAATCACAACACATTACCCTGCGCGAGTTGCAGCGCCGCGTGAAGTCGGCGCTCGAAGGGCAGTTCGCGCTGCCCCTCTGGGTGAGCGCCGAGATTTCGGAAATCAAGGTCAACTACTCGGGCCACTGCTACCTGGAGCTTGTGGAGAAGGGCGGCGACAACGGCGTGCCGACAGCGCAGGCCCGGGCCGTCGTGTGGCGTTCGAACTACCCCCGCATCGCGGGCTATTTCGAGGCCGAAACGGGCCAGCGGCTCGCCGCGGGCATCAAAATACTGGCCAAGGCGCTGGTCACCTACCACGAACTTTACGGCTTCTCGCTCCAGATCACCGACATCGACCCCTCCTACACGCTGGGCGACATGGAGCGGCAGCGGCAGCAGACCATCGCGCAGTTGCAGCAGGAGGGCGTCTGGGACATGAACCGCGAGGCGCCGATGCCGGCCGTCGTGCAGCGCGTGGCCATCGTGTCGAGCGCCAACGCCGCCGGCTATCAGGACTTCTGCAAGGAGCTGGCCCGAAGCGCCTACCGTTTCGAACTGACCCTGTTCGACGCCTTCATGCAGGGCGAAGCGGCCGAGGAATCCATCATCGAAGCCCTGTGCAACGTCGCGGCCCGGCCGGAAAAATTCGACGCCGTGGTGCTGATCCGCGGAGGCGGGTCGAGGAGCGACCTCAACTGCTTCAACGCCTACCGCCTCTGCACCCACGTGGCGCAGTTCCCGCTGCCGGTGGTGACGGGCATCGGGCACGACAAGGACACCAGCGTGGCCGACATGGTGGCCCACACGGCGCTCAAAACCCCGACGGCGGTGGCCGGATGGCTGGTCGAACGGATGGCCGAAACCGACGGGTGGCTCGACTGCGCCGCCCTGCAACTGAACGACATGACGAAGGCCGCGATGCACGCCTCGGAGGTGCGTCTCGAACGCCTCTCGGGCGAAGTGAGGCGGCTGAGCGGCGAACTCCTCACGCGGCAGACGCTGCGTCTGGAACATTTCACAGGGCTGCTGCCCGACGCGGCGCGCGACTTCCTCGCGCGGCAGGGCGTGCGGCTCGGCAACGCCGCGGAACTGATCGCCGGACGCTCGCCCGAACGCATCCTCCGGCTGGGATTCGCCGTCCTGCGCGCCGGAGGCCGTGCCGTGACCTCGGCCGGAAGCGTCGCGGAGGGCGAGCAGGTCGAAATCGAGGTCTCCGACGGCAAGATAGACGCAACCGTAAATTCCGGAAAAATATGGCAAAAAAAGAAGTGA
- the xseB gene encoding exodeoxyribonuclease VII small subunit, producing the protein MAKKEVTYAEAMGEIEKILARLRNEEMDVDSLAAEVKRATELIASCKARLRKAEADVNKILE; encoded by the coding sequence ATGGCAAAAAAAGAAGTGACCTACGCCGAGGCGATGGGTGAGATCGAGAAGATTCTCGCACGCCTGCGCAACGAAGAGATGGACGTGGACAGCCTCGCCGCCGAGGTGAAGCGCGCCACGGAGCTGATCGCCTCGTGCAAGGCGCGGCTGCGCAAGGCCGAAGCCGACGTGAACAAGATTTTAGAGTAA
- a CDS encoding class I SAM-dependent methyltransferase, whose product MKQLIKFSLNHIPRPVLQRIAGWAVPVAGLFYKYRRRGGVECPVCGAKYRKFLPYGYVQPRPNALCPKCLSLERHRLLWLYLTRETDLLTAFPRTLHIAPEVCIMRHLKPHFKSHPGQYVTADLESPLADLHFDVQQIPLADGSVDVVICNHIMEHVADDRRAMRELHRVLKPGGWGIVLSPVDRDYEQTYEDDSITDPDERTRIFGQYDHRRIYGADYADRLRQAGFQVADIDYAATFTEAERRLYALPADHMYVVYKV is encoded by the coding sequence ATAAAACAACTGATCAAATTCTCGCTCAACCACATCCCGCGCCCCGTGCTGCAACGCATCGCGGGATGGGCCGTACCCGTGGCGGGACTGTTCTACAAGTATAGGCGCCGGGGGGGGGTCGAATGCCCCGTGTGCGGCGCGAAATACCGGAAGTTCCTGCCCTACGGCTACGTGCAGCCGCGGCCCAACGCGCTGTGTCCCAAGTGTCTGTCGCTGGAGCGGCACCGCCTGCTATGGCTCTACCTGACGCGCGAAACCGATCTCCTGACGGCCTTTCCGCGCACGCTGCACATTGCTCCCGAGGTCTGTATCATGCGTCACCTCAAGCCCCACTTCAAGTCGCATCCGGGGCAGTATGTCACGGCCGATCTCGAAAGCCCGCTGGCCGACCTGCATTTCGACGTGCAGCAGATCCCGCTGGCCGACGGCTCGGTGGACGTGGTGATCTGCAACCACATCATGGAGCACGTCGCCGACGACCGGCGGGCGATGCGCGAACTGCACCGGGTCCTCAAACCCGGCGGCTGGGGCATCGTCCTCTCCCCGGTGGACAGGGACTACGAGCAGACCTACGAGGACGACTCGATCACCGATCCCGACGAGCGCACGCGCATCTTCGGACAGTACGACCACCGGCGCATCTACGGCGCCGACTATGCCGACCGCCTGCGCCAGGCGGGTTTCCAGGTCGCGGACATCGACTACGCCGCGACCTTCACCGAGGCCGAGCGCAGACTATACGCCCTGCCGGCCGATCACATGTATGTGGTTTACAAAGTCTGA
- a CDS encoding PHP domain-containing protein, producing the protein MAAYDLHIHSGYSSDGELPVAAIVGLCAARGLDAFSLTDHNSVRGVGEAARLARERGIGFVPGIEIDCNYRGTDLHLLGYGIDWRSADFARLEEEVAAKVMASFGAMVDNLLKLGFRVDAGAVLAAADGKPPTGELIAEVMLSDANCHTPPLRPYMEGGERSDMPYINFYLDYFAQGRPAFVPVEYMDYRDAVELVRDNGGVPVVAHPGLNFRGREETAGRLLDRGAAGLEVFNNYHTPEQAVYFTSLALSKGASMTCGSDFHGKTKPRIAVGRFPSDSRFDGRLSDFVNHIHVIGRQGV; encoded by the coding sequence ATGGCCGCATATGACCTCCACATCCATTCCGGATACAGCAGCGACGGGGAGCTTCCCGTCGCCGCAATCGTCGGTCTGTGCGCCGCCCGCGGGCTGGACGCCTTTTCGCTGACCGACCACAACTCGGTGCGGGGCGTCGGCGAGGCCGCCCGGCTGGCCCGGGAGCGGGGCATCGGGTTCGTCCCCGGCATCGAGATCGACTGCAACTACCGGGGGACGGACCTGCACCTGCTGGGCTACGGCATCGACTGGCGTTCGGCGGATTTCGCGCGGTTGGAGGAGGAGGTTGCCGCCAAAGTCATGGCGTCGTTCGGGGCCATGGTCGACAACCTGCTGAAACTGGGCTTCCGGGTCGATGCCGGTGCGGTGCTGGCCGCCGCCGACGGGAAACCGCCGACGGGCGAACTGATCGCCGAGGTGATGCTCTCCGACGCGAACTGCCATACGCCCCCGCTGCGGCCCTATATGGAGGGCGGCGAGCGGAGCGACATGCCTTACATCAACTTCTACCTCGATTATTTCGCACAGGGCCGTCCGGCGTTCGTGCCCGTGGAGTATATGGATTACCGCGATGCGGTGGAGCTGGTCCGCGACAACGGGGGCGTGCCCGTCGTGGCGCATCCGGGGCTGAATTTCCGGGGCCGGGAGGAGACCGCCGGGCGGCTGCTCGACCGCGGGGCCGCGGGACTGGAAGTCTTCAACAACTACCACACCCCCGAACAGGCTGTCTATTTCACCTCGCTGGCCCTCTCCAAAGGCGCTTCCATGACCTGCGGAAGCGATTTCCACGGCAAGACCAAGCCCCGGATCGCCGTCGGGCGATTCCCGTCGGACAGCCGTTTCGACGGCCGCCTGTCAGACTTTGTAAACCACATACATGTGATCGGCCGGCAGGGCGTATAG